From Micromonospora rifamycinica, a single genomic window includes:
- the asnB gene encoding asparagine synthase (glutamine-hydrolyzing), with protein sequence MCGIVGWLDFTRDLGQDVELIREMTGTMRRRGPDDHGVWVDRHVALGHRRLAIIDLVGGRQPMVAPDAATVLTYSGEVYNFRELRTELQRRGHVFVERSDTEVVLHAYREWGPACAERLVGMFAFAVWDAPRRQLVLIRDRLGVKPLFYAPLPHGVLFASEPKAIFANPAFRPAVDEALLPVLLNRRLALPGQTPLRGLHEVKPGHVVTVDRAGVRQECYWRLSTDPHTDDLPTTVGNVRDLLHEVVHQQLVADVPIATLLSGGLDSTATTAIAARAFAARGEGRLATFSVDFPEDEASFRPTVLRPERDAPYARLASERIGTDHTVVALSAAAVADARPSAMRAMDRPISGQFDASMYLLFAGVRDRTDARVLLSGEAADEVFGGYPWFHDPATLGTDTFPWLGDAPRLWQCLAPDVVRRIRPDEVERDHYRRLRAAVPRLPGEDPAQARVREALFLSLQGPLSVLLERKDRLSMASGLEVRVPFCDHRLVQYVWNTPWSMKKADGREKSLLRMAVADLVPEEIRQRRKSAYPAMHDPGYDAQVLGAVHKLVVDETSPLYGYLDPERVRALIESGNRTMTHVNAAHLVLPLLEIDTWMRAYDIGVSR encoded by the coding sequence ATGTGCGGAATCGTGGGCTGGCTCGACTTCACCCGTGACCTCGGTCAGGACGTCGAGCTGATCCGGGAGATGACCGGGACGATGCGGCGGCGCGGCCCCGACGACCACGGCGTGTGGGTCGACCGGCACGTCGCGCTGGGGCACCGCCGGTTGGCCATCATCGACCTCGTGGGTGGCCGCCAGCCGATGGTCGCGCCCGACGCCGCGACCGTCCTCACCTACAGCGGCGAGGTCTACAACTTCCGGGAGCTGCGCACCGAGCTGCAACGGCGCGGGCACGTCTTCGTCGAGCGCTCCGACACCGAGGTCGTGCTGCACGCCTACCGGGAGTGGGGGCCGGCCTGCGCCGAGCGCCTCGTCGGCATGTTCGCCTTCGCGGTGTGGGACGCGCCGAGGCGGCAACTCGTGCTGATCCGCGACCGGCTCGGCGTCAAGCCCCTCTTCTACGCGCCGCTGCCGCACGGCGTGCTCTTCGCGTCCGAGCCGAAGGCCATCTTCGCCAACCCGGCGTTCCGCCCGGCGGTGGACGAGGCGCTGCTGCCCGTCCTGCTGAACCGGCGGCTCGCGCTGCCGGGCCAGACCCCGTTGCGGGGACTGCACGAGGTGAAGCCGGGGCACGTGGTGACAGTGGACCGCGCGGGCGTACGGCAGGAGTGCTACTGGCGGCTCAGCACCGACCCGCACACCGACGACCTGCCCACCACCGTGGGCAACGTGCGGGACCTGCTCCACGAGGTGGTGCACCAGCAGTTGGTCGCCGACGTGCCGATCGCCACGCTGCTCTCCGGCGGGCTGGACTCCACGGCCACCACCGCGATCGCCGCGCGCGCCTTCGCGGCACGTGGCGAGGGCAGGCTGGCCACCTTCTCGGTGGACTTCCCCGAGGACGAGGCGTCGTTCCGCCCGACCGTCCTGCGGCCCGAACGGGACGCGCCGTACGCGCGTCTCGCGAGCGAGCGGATCGGTACGGACCACACGGTGGTCGCGCTGTCGGCCGCGGCGGTCGCGGACGCGCGCCCGTCGGCCATGCGCGCCATGGACCGGCCGATCAGCGGCCAGTTCGACGCCTCGATGTACCTGCTCTTCGCGGGGGTACGGGACCGCACCGACGCCCGCGTCCTGCTCTCCGGCGAGGCGGCCGACGAGGTCTTCGGCGGATACCCCTGGTTCCACGACCCCGCCACCCTCGGCACGGACACGTTCCCGTGGCTGGGCGACGCCCCCCGGCTGTGGCAGTGCCTGGCACCCGACGTGGTCAGGCGGATCCGGCCGGACGAGGTGGAGCGCGACCACTACCGGCGGCTCCGTGCCGCCGTACCCCGGTTGCCGGGTGAGGACCCGGCGCAGGCGCGGGTCCGGGAGGCCCTGTTCCTCAGCCTCCAGGGGCCGCTGTCCGTGCTGCTGGAGCGCAAGGACCGGCTGAGCATGGCCTCGGGCCTGGAGGTCCGGGTGCCGTTCTGCGACCACCGGCTGGTGCAGTACGTGTGGAACACGCCCTGGTCGATGAAGAAGGCCGACGGCAGGGAGAAGAGCCTGCTGCGGATGGCCGTCGCCGACCTGGTGCCCGAGGAGATCCGGCAGCGCCGCAAGAGCGCCTACCCGGCGATGCACGATCCCGGGTACGACGCCCAGGTGCTGGGCGCGGTCCACAAACTCGTCGTCGACGAGACCTCGCCGCTGTACGGCTACCTCGATCCCGAGCGGGTCCGCGCGCTGATCGAGTCGGGGAACCGGACCATGACCCACGTCAACGCGGCCCACCTGGTGCTGCCGTTACTGGAGATCGACACCTGGATGCGGGCGTACGACATCGGGGTGAGCCGGTGA
- a CDS encoding MFS transporter, with translation MTGVGVRGREDARQGWRDFRWLWGGQSVSLVGDQVLMLALPLAATQALGASAFDVGLLAAAVKLPYLVIGLPAGVWVARVGLRRSMIGADGIRALAVLSVPLAGFAGVLSFAHLMVAALVTGVCSVFFQIAYQSYAPLLIADSDRLHAANTRLTFSESMALLLGPGLAGLVVGLTGAVRAMLADSATFLVSMVTLLLIRHRAAPVPVVERGPVWQEVGAGIRFVLQQPLLRLIMASGLVYNLGIAMYMAMVAIFAVNHLHLSPTVFGLAVGLGGAGFPVGTLLARWLTRRFGIGPTLGIASVPIVAGLATTVCAFGGYAAVMVSVGTFVYGAGSGAFKTNALTIRHLVTPDHMSTRATAVHRFVTWGVMPVGAVVAGLVGDRFGLRVAMVTSVAVVATCLVPSLSKPMRRAKSLTRTAAA, from the coding sequence GTGACGGGTGTCGGCGTACGGGGACGCGAGGACGCGCGGCAGGGCTGGCGCGATTTCCGGTGGCTGTGGGGCGGCCAGAGCGTCAGCCTCGTCGGCGACCAGGTCCTGATGCTCGCCCTGCCGTTGGCGGCGACGCAGGCGCTGGGCGCCAGCGCGTTCGACGTCGGCCTGCTGGCGGCGGCGGTGAAGCTGCCGTACCTGGTGATCGGGCTGCCCGCCGGCGTCTGGGTGGCGCGGGTGGGCCTGCGCCGGTCGATGATCGGCGCGGACGGGATCCGCGCGCTGGCCGTGCTGTCGGTGCCGCTGGCCGGCTTCGCCGGGGTGCTGAGCTTCGCGCACCTGATGGTGGCCGCGCTGGTGACGGGCGTGTGCAGCGTCTTCTTCCAGATCGCCTACCAGTCGTACGCGCCGTTGCTGATCGCCGACAGCGACCGGCTGCACGCGGCCAACACCCGGCTGACCTTCTCCGAGTCGATGGCGTTGCTGCTGGGGCCGGGGCTGGCGGGCCTGGTGGTGGGCCTGACCGGAGCGGTGCGGGCGATGCTCGCCGACTCCGCGACGTTCCTGGTCAGCATGGTCACGCTGCTGCTGATCCGCCACCGTGCGGCGCCGGTGCCCGTGGTGGAGCGCGGGCCGGTCTGGCAGGAGGTCGGCGCCGGGATCCGGTTCGTGCTCCAGCAGCCGCTGCTGCGCCTGATCATGGCGTCCGGCCTGGTCTACAACCTCGGCATCGCGATGTACATGGCCATGGTGGCGATCTTCGCGGTCAACCACCTGCACCTGTCCCCGACCGTCTTCGGCCTCGCGGTCGGCCTCGGCGGAGCCGGCTTCCCGGTGGGCACGCTGCTGGCCCGGTGGCTGACCCGGCGGTTCGGCATCGGGCCGACCCTCGGGATCGCGAGCGTGCCGATCGTGGCGGGACTCGCCACCACGGTCTGCGCGTTCGGCGGGTACGCCGCGGTGATGGTCAGCGTCGGCACGTTCGTCTACGGGGCGGGCTCGGGGGCCTTCAAGACCAACGCGTTGACCATCCGGCATCTCGTGACCCCCGACCACATGTCGACCCGCGCCACCGCGGTGCACCGCTTCGTCACCTGGGGCGTCATGCCGGTGGGGGCGGTCGTCGCCGGTCTCGTCGGCGACCGGTTCGGGCTGCGGGTCGCGATGGTGACGTCGGTGGCCGTCGTCGCGACGTGCCTCGTTCCATCGCTGAGCAAACCGATGCGCCGGGCGAAGAGTCTGACTCGGACCGCGGCCGCGTGA